One region of Caviibacter abscessus genomic DNA includes:
- a CDS encoding UDP-N-acetylmuramoyl-L-alanyl-D-glutamate--2,6-diaminopimelate ligase: protein MFKDVKYEILQKGLDFEFKSISYDSREITSGDIFVAMHGTNVNGNDYISKAIENGAVAVITDDKTINITKYENISFYYVENLRHNLGIIASNLYDFPQNKLKVIGVTGTNGKTTSTYILESVLENSSRVGTTGYRILNENFNAKNTTPESLDLIKLMDKSVKLGVEYFFMEVSSHSLSMGRVDMLNFDSAIFTNLTQDHLDYHKTIEDYFNAKCKIIDLLKPNAKLCVNIDDKYVKTLNGISISTKDKMADIYGEILEYTNNGMKIRITSKYGIKEIVTKLVGEYNLHNILGVVASLTSIGIDFSYILDKISKMESVVGRFELIENDKNARIVIDYAHTPDGLINVLSTLKKITQNRLITVFGAGGDRDRTKRPLMAKAAAKYSDYIILTSDNPRTEDPKQILADVEKGLTDINYTNYIIIENRSSAINHAVNMILPNDSVIIAGKGHETYQIIGKEILHFSDKEEVKKSLK from the coding sequence ATGTTTAAAGATGTAAAGTATGAAATATTACAAAAAGGTTTAGATTTTGAATTTAAGTCTATAAGTTATGATTCAAGAGAGATAACAAGTGGAGATATATTTGTTGCCATGCATGGAACAAATGTAAATGGAAATGATTATATATCAAAAGCTATTGAAAATGGTGCAGTTGCAGTAATAACTGATGATAAAACTATAAATATTACAAAATATGAAAATATATCATTTTATTATGTAGAAAATTTAAGACATAATCTTGGTATTATAGCATCAAATTTATATGATTTTCCGCAAAATAAGTTAAAAGTTATTGGTGTTACAGGTACTAATGGAAAAACTACAAGTACATACATATTAGAAAGTGTGTTGGAAAATTCATCTAGAGTAGGAACAACTGGTTATAGAATATTAAATGAGAATTTTAATGCTAAAAATACAACTCCAGAATCTCTTGATTTAATAAAACTTATGGACAAAAGTGTAAAATTAGGTGTTGAGTATTTCTTTATGGAAGTTAGTTCACATTCACTTTCTATGGGAAGAGTAGATATGTTAAATTTTGATAGTGCAATTTTTACAAATCTAACTCAAGATCATTTAGATTATCATAAAACAATAGAAGATTATTTTAATGCTAAATGTAAAATAATAGACTTACTAAAACCAAATGCAAAACTTTGTGTAAATATTGATGATAAATATGTAAAAACTTTAAATGGCATAAGTATAAGCACAAAAGATAAAATGGCTGATATTTATGGTGAAATATTAGAGTATACTAATAATGGAATGAAAATTAGAATTACATCAAAATATGGAATAAAGGAAATAGTAACAAAACTTGTTGGGGAATACAATTTACATAATATTTTAGGTGTAGTTGCTTCTCTTACAAGTATAGGTATTGATTTTTCGTATATACTTGATAAAATTTCTAAAATGGAGTCAGTAGTAGGTAGATTTGAATTAATTGAAAATGACAAAAATGCAAGAATAGTTATAGATTATGCACATACACCTGATGGATTAATTAATGTATTAAGTACACTAAAAAAGATTACTCAAAATAGACTTATTACGGTTTTTGGTGCAGGTGGAGATAGAGATAGAACAAAAAGACCTTTAATGGCAAAAGCAGCGGCAAAATATTCGGATTATATAATATTAACATCTGACAATCCAAGAACAGAAGATCCAAAGCAAATTTTAGCAGATGTTGAAAAAGGTCTTACAGATATTAATTATACTAATTATATAATAATAGAAAATAGATCAAGTGCAATAAATCATGCAGTGAATATGATTTTACCAAATGACAGTGTAATTATTGCAGGAAAAGGACATGAAACTTATCAAATTATAGGTAAAGAAATACTACATTTTTCTGATAAAGAGGAAGTTAAAAAGAGTTTGAAATAA
- a CDS encoding extracellular solute-binding protein produces MKKFFLYLIMSILLLTSCGSSTTNENELNIYTWIYFIPDDVVEKFEKETGIKVNITYYDNNDTMMAKLLTGTDQYDIVSPSTDYVDVMIKNNMLLKLDKTKLKNTFENLDADRLKLYEFSKIYDNGLNYSIPYGYFATGVNVNTSILGKDFPRDLSLFENEKYKSGMTMLDDGRETLGLALQYLGFESNTSNDKELEAAKQLIIKFKKNLAKFDSTTFGKGLASGEFVVSHGYPDVFYETSEEEQKNFTYFLPKGAMMYIDNMSIPSNAKHVENAYKFLEFLYKPENYVKVFEQFRQIPVIKGVEKLTTVKSIVTVEEILKNAKLPVGLDEATREKQNKVWDEIKLAK; encoded by the coding sequence TTGAAAAAATTTTTTTTATATTTAATTATGTCTATTTTATTACTTACAAGTTGCGGTTCAAGTACAACTAATGAAAATGAACTTAATATTTATACTTGGATATATTTTATTCCTGATGATGTTGTTGAAAAATTTGAAAAAGAAACAGGAATAAAAGTAAACATTACTTACTACGACAATAATGATACGATGATGGCTAAACTTTTAACTGGTACAGATCAATATGATATTGTATCTCCTTCAACTGATTATGTTGATGTAATGATAAAAAATAATATGTTATTAAAGCTTGATAAAACAAAGCTAAAAAATACATTTGAAAATCTAGATGCGGATAGACTAAAATTATATGAATTTTCAAAAATATATGATAATGGACTTAATTATTCTATTCCATATGGATATTTTGCAACAGGTGTAAATGTAAATACTTCAATTTTAGGTAAGGATTTTCCAAGGGATTTAAGTCTTTTTGAAAATGAAAAATATAAATCAGGAATGACTATGTTAGATGATGGACGTGAAACATTAGGATTAGCCTTACAATATCTAGGATTTGAATCAAATACAAGTAATGATAAAGAATTAGAAGCTGCAAAGCAATTAATTATTAAATTTAAGAAAAATTTAGCAAAATTTGATAGCACAACTTTTGGTAAAGGACTTGCATCCGGAGAATTTGTAGTATCGCATGGATACCCTGATGTATTTTATGAAACAAGTGAAGAGGAACAAAAAAACTTTACATATTTCTTGCCAAAAGGAGCTATGATGTATATTGATAATATGTCAATACCTTCAAATGCAAAACATGTTGAAAATGCATATAAATTTTTAGAATTTTTATATAAACCTGAAAATTATGTTAAAGTATTTGAACAATTCAGACAAATACCAGTAATTAAAGGTGTTGAAAAGTTAACTACTGTTAAATCAATAGTTACCGTTGAAGAAATATTAAAAAATGCAAAATTACCGGTAGGACTTGATGAAGCAACAAGGGAAAAACAAAATAAAGTATGGGATGAAATAAAACTAGCTAAATAA